One Dehalogenimonas sp. THU2 DNA window includes the following coding sequences:
- a CDS encoding ferredoxin-thioredoxin reductase catalytic domain-containing protein, which produces MKDYKLDPEAVEKHYRKLNTEAEGGGYHLNPDIDFTRSLVEGLLVNIDRYGYQACPCRLASGVKSEDLDTICPCDYRDPDISEYGACFCGLYVNTPILQGKQELQPVPERRGQQMPEPKESAAPGGFTVNLSQPVWRCKVCGYLCARSEPPDNCPICKVPKERFERFV; this is translated from the coding sequence ATGAAAGACTACAAACTTGATCCGGAGGCGGTCGAGAAACACTACCGGAAGCTTAACACAGAAGCCGAAGGCGGGGGTTACCATCTGAATCCAGACATCGATTTCACCAGATCGCTGGTCGAGGGATTATTGGTTAATATCGACCGTTACGGTTACCAAGCGTGTCCCTGCCGCCTGGCTTCCGGCGTCAAATCGGAAGACCTGGACACCATCTGCCCCTGCGACTACCGCGACCCGGACATCAGTGAATACGGTGCCTGCTTTTGCGGTCTTTACGTCAACACGCCCATACTGCAAGGCAAACAGGAGTTGCAGCCGGTGCCGGAAAGAAGAGGTCAGCAAATGCCAGAACCGAAAGAATCAGCCGCCCCCGGCGGCTTCACGGTTAACTTATCCCAGCCGGTATGGCGGTGCAAGGTCTGCGGCTACCTGTGCGCCCGGTCCGAACCGCCGGACAACTGCCCCATCTGTAAGGTACCCAAGGAACGCTTCGAACGATTCGTATAG
- a CDS encoding glutaredoxin family protein gives MTKIKVEGAHKGDVMLYALSTCVWCGKTKKLLDDMGIEYNYEYVDLLTGADRDAAVKEITTWNPAISFPTLVIDGEKCIVGFKEEEIRQALK, from the coding sequence ATGACCAAGATTAAAGTCGAAGGCGCTCACAAAGGCGACGTCATGCTCTATGCCCTGTCCACCTGCGTCTGGTGCGGCAAGACCAAAAAACTCCTGGACGACATGGGAATAGAATACAATTACGAGTACGTTGACCTGCTGACCGGCGCGGACCGGGACGCCGCGGTCAAAGAGATTACCACCTGGAATCCTGCAATCTCCTTCCCTACACTGGTCATCGACGGCGAGAAATGCATCGTTGGTTTCAAAGAAGAGGAGATCCGTCAGGCACTCAAATGA
- a CDS encoding TfoX/Sxy family protein: protein MTMKWEKCSTGLSDILADAMGAFPAQKRMMFGCPAYFVNGNMFAGVHQSSIILRLTEPDRRHIRQDYDESLPFEPFPGRLMKEYMTVPEALYESPADFAAWIGKSIAYAAALPPKTPKPRVTKKEKLK, encoded by the coding sequence ATGACTATGAAATGGGAAAAGTGCTCCACCGGGCTTTCGGATATCCTGGCGGACGCCATGGGCGCCTTCCCGGCCCAGAAGCGCATGATGTTCGGCTGTCCGGCGTACTTCGTCAACGGCAACATGTTCGCCGGGGTGCACCAGTCCAGCATTATCCTGCGCCTGACCGAACCCGACCGGAGGCATATCCGTCAGGACTACGACGAATCATTGCCGTTCGAGCCTTTCCCGGGCCGGCTGATGAAAGAGTACATGACCGTGCCCGAGGCGCTGTATGAAAGTCCCGCTGATTTCGCCGCCTGGATCGGCAAATCGATCGCCTACGCGGCAGCTCTACCGCCGAAAACTCCCAAACCCCGGGTAACGAAGAAGGAGAAGCTGAAATGA